A part of Cydia strobilella chromosome 15, ilCydStro3.1, whole genome shotgun sequence genomic DNA contains:
- the LOC134747808 gene encoding cuticle protein 64-like has protein sequence MKAFLSILFVTSVLAEPSKVIQKRSGLVGHYGAPLHGYGLAPGLGLAHGIPSGYALGLHGGTVVGADVHTTVTKHIGVPVPAPYPVAVDRPVPYPVKVAVPYPVDRPYAVAVPRPYPVAVEKPVAVPVDRPVPVPVPHAVPVPVIKQVGIPVPQPYPVAVSKPVAVPVPQPYAVHVGHGYGHGYSLGHGYGHGLSGHGLVGHGLVGHGYSHGVSAYDVHGHGKIW, from the exons TTATCCATCCTCTTCGTGACTTCGGTCCTAGCCGAACCCAGCAAAGTCATTCAAAAACGAAGCGGTCTCGTCGGCCATTATGGCGCTCCACTCCATGGTTACGGCCTCGCTCCAGGGCTAGGCCTCGCGCACGGAATACCGTCCGGCTACGCGCTAGGCCTCCACGGAGGGACCGTGGTGGGCGCGGACGTGCATACGACGGTCACGAAGCATATCGGCGTGCCAGTTCCGGCGCCGTATCCGGTGGCGGTTGATCGGCCGGTGCCGTATCCGGTCAAA GTAGCTGTTCCCTATCCGGTGGACCGTCCGTACGCCGTGGCCGTACCGCGTCCGTACCCGGTGGCCGTGGAGAAGCCGGTAGCCGTGCCGGTTGACCGTCCGGTGCCGGTGCCCGTGCCGCATGCCGTCCCGGTGCCCGTTATTAAACAG GTGGGAATACCCGTACCACAACCGTATCCCGTAGCGGTCTCGAAGCCCGTCGCCGTACCCGTGCCCCAGCCGTACGCCGTCCACGTCGGACACGGATACGGACACGGATACAGTCTCGGACACGGATACGGACACGGGTTAAGCGGACACGGGCTGGTCGGACACGGACTGGTCGGGCACGGATACTCCCATGGCGTCTCAGCGTATGATGTCCATGGACACGGGAAGATTTGGTAA
- the LOC134747810 gene encoding cuticle protein 16.5-like, with protein sequence MRYLVLFTVVAVAAAAPRPGGLVGGYGLGGYGLSGYGLGGYGLGGYGLGGLGHGVSSVSLVQQPVAVAQPVVHAAPVVQAVHAPVAIAKPAATSYSSFQQVVHPVSYAQPVVHAAPVISHAPIAQPIVHAPIAQPIVQSYGSYHAPAIASVGYGHGW encoded by the exons ATGCGATATTTA GTATTATTTACAGTTGTGGCCGTGGCGGCAGCCGCGCCGAGGCCCGGTGGCCTCGTCGGCGGCTACGGCCTCGGCGGTTACGGCCTCAGCGGCTACGGCCTCGGCGGGTACGGACTGGGAGGCTACGGGCTAGGCGGACTAGGACATGGG GTGTCATCAGTCAGCCTAGTACAGCAACCAGTAGCGGTTGCGCAACCCGTAGTGCATGCCGCCCCGGTAGTGCAAGCGGTCCACGCTCCCGTAGCTATAGCTAAACCTGCTGCCACTAGCTACTCTTCGTTCCAACAG gtTGTCCACCCAGTCTCATACGCGCAACCAGTCGTCCACGCCGCTCCAGTTATCTCACACGCACCAATCGCGCAACCCATCGTACATGCGCCCATCGCACAACCCATCGTTCAATCGTACGGATCGTACCACGCGCCAGCGATCGCGTCCGTGGGCTACGGACACGGATGGTAG